One Sodalinema gerasimenkoae IPPAS B-353 DNA segment encodes these proteins:
- the gcvT gene encoding glycine cleavage system aminomethyltransferase GcvT, which yields MTVPSSQPGLRRSPLFSRYLDLGAKLTPFSGWEMPLQFQGIRQEHQAVRQQVGLFDISHMGKFVLQGGNPLKTLQTLVPSDLSRLKPGKARYTVLLNPEGGILDDLIIYRQEGEQVVLIVNAATKDADREWLQAHLPQTTSWVDDQDEHVLLALQGPQAQPVLQPLVNTDLAQLSFFSHRQVQVFGHPAFIARTGYTGEDGFEIMLASEAGQHLWDSLISEGVVPCGLGARDTLRLEAALPLYGQDMTAETTPLEAGLDWLVHLDRKGDFIGRERLEQQASQGVSQRLVGVQMRSRQIARHDYSLFHEGTPIGRVTSGGPSPSLGHNIALGYVPPELSSPGQALQVQIRGKLYEADVVKTPFYRRP from the coding sequence CGTCGTTCTCCCTTGTTTTCCCGTTACTTAGATCTCGGGGCCAAATTAACCCCCTTTTCCGGCTGGGAAATGCCCCTTCAGTTTCAAGGAATCCGCCAAGAACATCAGGCCGTGCGGCAACAGGTGGGGCTATTTGATATCTCCCACATGGGTAAATTCGTCCTACAAGGGGGCAATCCCCTAAAAACACTTCAAACCCTAGTTCCCTCAGATTTGAGCCGTCTCAAGCCCGGCAAAGCCCGTTATACAGTGCTTTTAAACCCAGAGGGGGGGATTCTAGATGACCTGATTATCTACCGCCAGGAGGGGGAGCAAGTGGTGTTGATTGTCAACGCCGCCACAAAGGATGCCGATCGCGAGTGGCTTCAGGCCCATTTACCCCAAACCACGAGCTGGGTTGATGACCAGGACGAGCACGTGTTGCTGGCCTTACAAGGTCCCCAGGCCCAACCTGTCCTACAGCCCCTCGTCAACACCGACCTGGCTCAACTCTCCTTTTTCAGCCATCGTCAGGTGCAAGTCTTCGGCCATCCGGCCTTCATCGCCCGTACCGGCTACACCGGCGAAGACGGCTTTGAAATCATGCTGGCCTCAGAAGCGGGTCAACATCTTTGGGACAGCCTAATCAGCGAGGGAGTCGTCCCCTGTGGATTGGGGGCCCGAGATACCCTACGCCTCGAAGCCGCCCTCCCCCTGTATGGACAAGACATGACCGCCGAAACGACCCCCCTCGAAGCGGGATTAGATTGGTTGGTTCACCTTGACCGTAAAGGAGATTTTATCGGTCGAGAGCGGTTAGAACAGCAAGCCAGCCAGGGAGTTTCCCAGCGACTGGTGGGGGTGCAGATGCGCAGCCGCCAGATTGCCCGTCATGACTATTCCCTATTCCACGAGGGAACCCCAATCGGCCGAGTCACCTCAGGGGGGCCCTCCCCCAGCCTCGGCCACAACATCGCCTTAGGGTATGTTCCCCCAGAGTTATCCAGTCCCGGTCAAGCCCTACAGGTGCAAATCCGTGGCAAACTCTATGAGGCAGACGTCGTTAAGACCCCGTTTTATCGCCGGCCCTAA